CCCTCACTAATCAGGCCTTTTGCAATATATTCGACCTTTCAACTTCTGCTGAAGAGCTGATTGGCACTTCTTACGATGACTTTGCTCAAAATGTAAAGCACCTGTTCAAAGACCCGGAAGGTTTCGTAAAAGTCATTGCTGATGGTCTTAAACCAAAAGAGCCTGTCTGTGATCAGCTAGTTGAAATGACTAGCGGTAGGTACATAGAGATAGATTTTACCCCTGCTTATGATGGCGATAAGTTTCTCGGTGTGGTTTGGATGTTCAAAGACCTAACAAGACATTACAACAAGCAAATGGAGCTTAAAGCCATCAGTGATGAAATGTTAAAACAAAGTCTGACTGATCCGCTTACGGGTATTGGCAATAGAAGATTTTTGGATAACAAGCTTGCTGAACTTTATGGCTACGGGGATCCGCTCTGTATCGCAGTCATTGATATAGATAACTTCAAATCGATCAACGATTCCCAAGGGCATGAAGCAGGAGATTACATCCTTATTCATCTTGTCAACTACTTGATGTCATCCCTTCGCTTATCAGATTTAATTGGTCGAATGGGTGGGGATGAACTTATGATTGTCATGCCGAAAACGACTCTTGAAGATGCTGAAAAACGTATGATGGAAATACATTCCTCTTATAATCGTCCTCCCTCAAGTATCAGGCAAAAAGTGACATTCAGTGCTGGATTGGCTTGTACTGATAGACATGAAGATCTTAAATCAACTATAGCGAGTGCTGACCAAGCTCTGTACGAAGCCAAAAAATATGGTCGAAACAAGGTTGTGGTCTCTGTGCTATAACTTCGGACTGATTGCCGTACCAATACTGTTGTCAGCACTCTTAAGGTAGAGCGTCGTTTTGTGATTGACTACTGACAATGCTCTATTTACAAAGTCTTAAAATTACTATGATCGGTGTCTTATCTGTCAGGAGTTACCATAGCTTTTATCAATCAGGAAGGCTCTTCGCGCGACATTATTCTTAAGCCTTGTTTAATCAGTAGCTTAAACAGGTTTTTTTATTGCCCAAAATTCGGCTGAATTGATTGCGATTTAAAAACGAGCTGCAATCAATTCGTCCGAGTTTTTTAGTAGCTTTTCTGCCTGTTCCGCTGGCACAGCGGGACTGAAATAATAGCCTTGTATCAAATCGCATTGGATTAGACGCAGAAAGTTCAGTTGGCTTTTGCTTTCAACGCCTTCAGCAACGACGATTGAATTGAAGGCTCGGCCAAGCGCCTGTGTTGATTTGACTAGATGCTGATTACTTTCATCAATTTCGATATCCTCGATAAACTCTTTATCGATCTTAATTACATCAAATGGATAGCGTCTTAAATAGCTCAATGAAGAATAACCTGTGCCAAAATCATCCATCGCCAGAAGGCATCCCATTTGCTTTAATTCATCTATTCTGTGGCTTACCGCCGGATTCTCATTCATTAAGACACCTTCGGTAATTTCAATTTCTATCAGTTCGGCAGGCACTTGATGTTTGTCCAATTCCATTTTGATAAAGGGCAGTAATCCCGGATCATTGAACTGAACCGGTGATAAGTTGATCGCGACATTTATAGCTCTGCCAGAAATCTTCTGCCAACGTTTTGCCTGCTGGATGGCTTGGCTGAAACAGTATTTGCCAAGCTCAATGATTTGACCACTTTCTTCTGCGATAGGTATAAACTCGGCTGGGCTAATTTTACCGAGCTCGTTATTCTGCCAACGAAGCAGTGCCTCAAAGCTATGGATGCGCTTTTGGTTTACATCAACTTTAGGTTGGTAGTAGACCTCAAACTGTCGTTTATTGATGGCTTGGCTAATGGCCAAATTCAGTTTTAGGCGCCGTTTAATGGTTTCATTCATTTGGTTGTTGAAGAACCTGAGCTGACTGGGTCCGGCTTTGGCAGTTTCTTCAAGTGCTAAAGCCATATTAACCAAAATCTCTTCTGAATCTTGGCCGTCCTTTGGATAGGCGCAGCCGGCATAGCTGATAGGCATTGTCGCGAAATCAGTTAGTTGTCTACCTTGCTCTTTTAATTGTTGAATCAAGCCGTTGCTGATCGAATCTATCTGGCTTTGTTTATCCAGGTTACTGACAAAAAAGACAAAGGCGTTGTCAGACCAACGTGCAACCGTATCTATTTGGTTATTTTTGTTAAGCAGATTGGCGGTTTCAATTAGTAATTGGTTTACCTCGGCGGCACCTTTAATTTTTCGTAAGCGGTCAAGTTCATCAAGTTTACATATCAGGATTAGTATTGCGGTTTTATCTTTTTGTGCTTGATCTATGGCTACCTTTAGTCGGTCGTTGAAGAGATAACGGTTAGCAAGGCCTGTTAAAGGATCATAGTTGGTTTTGGTATAAAGCAGCTTTTTGAAGTACCCCAGTTTTCGATTGAGTAATAAGGTCCAGCTTAAGAGTAACACCAGCAGTATTAGAGATAAGAGTATGTAGGGGGTATATTGATTGAGGTCATAAGAATTGACAATATTGAGTTTAACCCAGCTATCATGAATTTGCATGCGTTGCTGAACTGAAATCGAATCAAGCGCTTGTTGCAGGATGCTTTGCAATAAAGGCCAATCCTTCCTGACTCCGATAGATAGAATTGAACCGGGCTTATTGAGGTGACCATGCACTTTAAGGTTGGTCATTATGTTTTGATTGATTATGTGGATGGCTACTGCGCGATTCCCTGCATAAGCATAAGACTGCCCGCTAGCAACGGCTTCGAGTGCTTGCGGTGTGTTGGTATATTCATGAATTAATACCTCGGGAAAATTTCTTTTGAAGTATTCAACATTGCCGAAGCCTTTTTCCAGTGCGAGGGTTTTGCCCGACAGCGACTGTTCATTTGTAATCAAAGGTGTTTTTTTGTTAGCGATGATTATGTGGGGGATTTCCAGATAAGGCTTTGTGAATAGGGCAAAGCTTTCACGGGACGGGCGTTTGGTGATATCTAGTAAAGCATCGATTCTGCCATGTTCTAGGTCTTTTAATAGGGAATCCCAATCTCCGGGGATTAATTTCAAAACACCACCGAGTTTTTCATTTAAGGTCCGGGCATATGCGGGGCTTATGCCTTGCGGGCGTTGTTTGTTGTCGGCAAAACTGATCGGCGCCCAGTTATTCATAAAACCAATTTTGATTTCCTGATGATCTTTTAGCCAGTTTCGTTCTGCATTGTTAAGTTGATTGACAAAGTCAGTGGAAGCTTTGTTATCGTCACTAGCATTAACAACTGTACTTATGAGGATAGTTATTAAGCCAATGGCTTTAGAGAATTTGAGGAAATATGTAAACATTTTAGACCGCAACGGCTTTTGAGCTTTAGGGTTAGTATATCCAATAAATTTGTTTTTACACCTTTTTAACGCGATGCGTGTATTGCGGTTTTATGAATGATAATCGGTTATAAATTGACTGGTTCAGATAGAGTCGTGACTAAAGCAATCTTGAATGCGAGTTGGCAATTTAGCGCTAGAGCTTTATACTTGCACAACTAAGTTATTTAACTTATTTTCAGCCAGTCTTATTTTAAAATCATTAAGTTACTATCTATTCATTGGAGGTTTTTTTGACCAAAGAAATCATGCAAAAGTCATGGACGCTATTGCCTTTAAGCTTGATGCTTTTGTTGCCCTTGATGGTTATAGTGACGATGAGTCTGGCGATGAATAGCAATGAGCGTGTTTATCAGAATATGCTCGCGCAAATTAATGAAAATTTCGTTGATGCCGAGAAAGAGCGTATTCGCAGTGACGTCAACAGAGCGGTGGATATTATTATCAATCGCCAAATTGAGCTGCAGAACCAGTTGCGTCAGCGATTGAAAATCAAAGCCGATAATGTACATGACCTGTTGGCCGAAATGTCGGCGATATTGCCAGAGCAGACTAAGCTAGAGCAAGAAAAGCACCTGATCAACTTATTAAGAACGGTGAAAAAATCTGCCGATAATGATGAGGTATGGCTGATTTCACGTAATGGTAAATTATTGCTCGCACCGGATTACTATTTCAACCTTGAAGGTGAACTGATCACCGGATTTACCGACACTTTGGGCAAACATTATATTGAAGAAGAATTGCAATTTTTGCAGCGTAATACACAGGGATTTTTATCCAGTCGTACCAAAAAAGAACTCAATGGCATTACTCACGATGATACCCGTTTAAGTTACATCAAACGCCTACCGTTTGCCGATTGGTATGTGGCCGTACGTTCCAATTTGAAATCCGCCTTGAATAATGAGTACAGTAATCTATTGCAGATATTTCACCAAGCCAGTGTCAATTCGCCGGATTACTTCTTTATTTTCGACAGTAATGGCAATGTGTTAATGAATTCTGTGCGTAATGATCTGGTCGGTAAAAACCTTTTTAAGGTTAATGAATATAAAGCCCAAGAGATTTTTAACCTGCTGCTTGAGGCGAGCCGTTCCCCTAAAGACGAGTTTATCGAGTACCGTTGGCCGAATAGCTTTTCAGGCCAGGCGGAACGAAAAATCAGTTTTGTTCAGCCGGTACCCAATTTGGATTGGATTGTAGGTAAAGGCTTTTATCCGGAATCCTTAACTTCGCAATTCGAAATGCAAAAGAAACGCCTGCAACATGAGTATCAGGTGCAAACCGACTTTTTTATTAGTATCAGTTGGTTGGGTGGTTTTTTAGCGTTTGTATTAGGTCTGCTCATCGCTTATTTTCTTGAACGAAGTCGCCGCAGTTGTTTGATAGAACAGCAAGGTGAAAATGGTGAGTTAAAAAAGCAGAATATTATGTTGGAAAACCAATTGCTGGTTAAGGATGAAGCGCTCAAACGCCTGCAATTGGATTTGCTCAATCACTCGATTATCGATCCGCAAACGCAAATCGCCAGTCGCTCGATTCTATTTATGCGTTTAAGGGATGAAGCGCAAAGATGCAGTCGTTTTCAACAGGGCTTTGCCGTTTGCCTATTCAGCATCGATGAGTTTTTTGCCCTGCAAAGTCAGTATCCTGAACATGTTATTGATAGCCTGCTGCAGGAAATGACGACGGTGGTGTTTAATCAGACGCGCGCGATTGATTTGCTCGGACGTTTCGATGAAGGACATTTTATGATTATTATGCCAAGTACCGACAGCAGGGAGTTGGAATATTTCATCAAACGTTTGCAACAATCGATATTGGACAAGGTCTTTGTTGATGATATCCAGATCAGTATCAGTTGTGGTGCCGCCGAATTTCTTGCCGACCAGCCGGTATCGGAGTTTATCAATCAGCTTGAGAAGGCTTTACAAAAAGCCAAACAGAAAGGTGAAAGCTGCTATCACATAAACGTATAGGTGGTGTTACATAGACAACCTGCCGGCATTGCTTACAATGTCGGTTGATCATATACTCTTTCCTATTAAACCTTAATTAGGGGTGTTCTGTTTTTTATGTCGCAAGCTACACAGGATAATCGATTGTTTTTCCGCTTTGATGTACGAGTGGGTTATTACATGGAGCCAGTCAGCGAGAATGGTTTGTGTATGCACATTGATCGACAATCGTTGATTAGTGACCATGATTATCAGTTGATTGTTAAGGAATCAGAATCACTGCATGAATTGCTCAATGATGAAACGCATAAAAACTCCGGTAGCTCGGTGGTGTTTATCGAATTGCACCAAAAGTTGCAGTTTATGGTGTTTTTGCTTGAAGCGATTATGCACGGCGAGCCGATTCAAGACAGTGATGCCCTTAATCACTGGGTGAGCTTGAATAATACTCTTAGCGCTCCGCATGCCAAAGAAGAAAGTCCGACCATTCTGCTTTTACAGGCTTTTTACCAGCGCGTTGATGACTACGTCAATGAACTGCTGGAAATCGTCCAGAGTTCGGAGCAGGGCAAGGTCTTTATGTATCATCAGCCGGCTCCAAAACGTTTTAAGACCGAAGACTATGTCGCCAATTTAGGCAAGGTTGCCAAGCAGGGTAACTGGTTGGCGATGGTGATCTCTTTGCTGGTGATAAAGCTTAACCACTACGAGCGTTTGCTGAAGCGTTTGAAGACCGCCTATGCGGAAATGGCGGACAGTGATAATTGGCCTTTGGAACGCATCAACTTGGGCGGCGGCGGTTTTGCCCTGCATAGCCATGAAGAGATGAATCCTGGGCAGCGGGTTTGTGTGCTATTTCAGCTTGATGATGAGTATGTTTTCGCCAAAGCGCGATGTGTTTATAATCAGCCGTCAACAGACGATTCAGAGGGTTGTCGGGTCGCTTTCGAGTTCGATGAACTGAGTGCCGAAGGGCAGGCTAAGATTATCCGCTTTATGACTCATAAAGAGCTGGAACTGGCGCACCCGGAAAATGAGTGACGTTTTTGGCACGGCGTTTTTAAATTATATTTGATGGTTTAGTCGGATTGATCATTGTCAGGTGATTTTGCGCATTGACCGCAAAGCATTCCTAAGTAAAATATTGTCATGCCTGAATTATCCCTAGAATCCTTGCCCGAAACCATTACCCGCAATCTGTCGCGAAATCTGTGTGTTTGCTACGATGTGCCTCGTCAAGAGGTCATTGAATGCATTTTGCAAGGAGCGAGCACTTGGGAAGAGGTTAGCGACAAAACCTATGCCTGCCAGGGCAGTGGTTGCTGCGAGCGCCAGGTAAAGCGTCTGGTTGAGCAAATCAATGAGCTTAAAGCTCAAAATTCAAGCGACTGATGTCTCAGTTTCCCCAATTATCACAGATCGATTGCGTGGTATCCGATCTGGACGGTACCTTGTTAAATGCCGATCATCAAATCAGTGAGAATGCGATTAAAAGCATTCAGGCTCTGGTTGAGCAGGGCGTGGTGTTTATGCTTGCCACCGGGCGTCATTACCAAGATGTACACGGCTTGATGCA
Above is a window of Thiomicrorhabdus sediminis DNA encoding:
- a CDS encoding PilZ domain-containing protein, coding for MSQATQDNRLFFRFDVRVGYYMEPVSENGLCMHIDRQSLISDHDYQLIVKESESLHELLNDETHKNSGSSVVFIELHQKLQFMVFLLEAIMHGEPIQDSDALNHWVSLNNTLSAPHAKEESPTILLLQAFYQRVDDYVNELLEIVQSSEQGKVFMYHQPAPKRFKTEDYVANLGKVAKQGNWLAMVISLLVIKLNHYERLLKRLKTAYAEMADSDNWPLERINLGGGGFALHSHEEMNPGQRVCVLFQLDDEYVFAKARCVYNQPSTDDSEGCRVAFEFDELSAEGQAKIIRFMTHKELELAHPENE
- a CDS encoding cache domain-containing protein, with product MTKEIMQKSWTLLPLSLMLLLPLMVIVTMSLAMNSNERVYQNMLAQINENFVDAEKERIRSDVNRAVDIIINRQIELQNQLRQRLKIKADNVHDLLAEMSAILPEQTKLEQEKHLINLLRTVKKSADNDEVWLISRNGKLLLAPDYYFNLEGELITGFTDTLGKHYIEEELQFLQRNTQGFLSSRTKKELNGITHDDTRLSYIKRLPFADWYVAVRSNLKSALNNEYSNLLQIFHQASVNSPDYFFIFDSNGNVLMNSVRNDLVGKNLFKVNEYKAQEIFNLLLEASRSPKDEFIEYRWPNSFSGQAERKISFVQPVPNLDWIVGKGFYPESLTSQFEMQKKRLQHEYQVQTDFFISISWLGGFLAFVLGLLIAYFLERSRRSCLIEQQGENGELKKQNIMLENQLLVKDEALKRLQLDLLNHSIIDPQTQIASRSILFMRLRDEAQRCSRFQQGFAVCLFSIDEFFALQSQYPEHVIDSLLQEMTTVVFNQTRAIDLLGRFDEGHFMIIMPSTDSRELEYFIKRLQQSILDKVFVDDIQISISCGAAEFLADQPVSEFINQLEKALQKAKQKGESCYHINV
- a CDS encoding EAL domain-containing protein yields the protein MFTYFLKFSKAIGLITILISTVVNASDDNKASTDFVNQLNNAERNWLKDHQEIKIGFMNNWAPISFADNKQRPQGISPAYARTLNEKLGGVLKLIPGDWDSLLKDLEHGRIDALLDITKRPSRESFALFTKPYLEIPHIIIANKKTPLITNEQSLSGKTLALEKGFGNVEYFKRNFPEVLIHEYTNTPQALEAVASGQSYAYAGNRAVAIHIINQNIMTNLKVHGHLNKPGSILSIGVRKDWPLLQSILQQALDSISVQQRMQIHDSWVKLNIVNSYDLNQYTPYILLSLILLVLLLSWTLLLNRKLGYFKKLLYTKTNYDPLTGLANRYLFNDRLKVAIDQAQKDKTAILILICKLDELDRLRKIKGAAEVNQLLIETANLLNKNNQIDTVARWSDNAFVFFVSNLDKQSQIDSISNGLIQQLKEQGRQLTDFATMPISYAGCAYPKDGQDSEEILVNMALALEETAKAGPSQLRFFNNQMNETIKRRLKLNLAISQAINKRQFEVYYQPKVDVNQKRIHSFEALLRWQNNELGKISPAEFIPIAEESGQIIELGKYCFSQAIQQAKRWQKISGRAINVAINLSPVQFNDPGLLPFIKMELDKHQVPAELIEIEITEGVLMNENPAVSHRIDELKQMGCLLAMDDFGTGYSSLSYLRRYPFDVIKIDKEFIEDIEIDESNQHLVKSTQALGRAFNSIVVAEGVESKSQLNFLRLIQCDLIQGYYFSPAVPAEQAEKLLKNSDELIAARF
- a CDS encoding (2Fe-2S)-binding protein; protein product: MPELSLESLPETITRNLSRNLCVCYDVPRQEVIECILQGASTWEEVSDKTYACQGSGCCERQVKRLVEQINELKAQNSSD
- a CDS encoding GGDEF domain-containing protein, encoding MFSGNESDFFRLKIFIDKMDDGLIIEDEKADITLTNQAFCNIFDLSTSAEELIGTSYDDFAQNVKHLFKDPEGFVKVIADGLKPKEPVCDQLVEMTSGRYIEIDFTPAYDGDKFLGVVWMFKDLTRHYNKQMELKAISDEMLKQSLTDPLTGIGNRRFLDNKLAELYGYGDPLCIAVIDIDNFKSINDSQGHEAGDYILIHLVNYLMSSLRLSDLIGRMGGDELMIVMPKTTLEDAEKRMMEIHSSYNRPPSSIRQKVTFSAGLACTDRHEDLKSTIASADQALYEAKKYGRNKVVVSVL